From Desmodus rotundus isolate HL8 chromosome 12, HLdesRot8A.1, whole genome shotgun sequence, one genomic window encodes:
- the LOC139440470 gene encoding tetrapeptide repeat homeobox protein 2-like produces MRIGPGTRSLLQVRVAPCSEWRVVKQVRREPPGARLRFSLPLRPPKRQRRQRSVYSVVQRDELERFFQNNHYPSYEERETLAARLNLQEQQVQVWFKNRRAKQTRLQGGTRTRQPGSKACASSLSPGEHRAAPAAVGPGLLDELVLPSPPWFTEDPVQPSGPGFVEDPVLSLGPGFAEDPVLPSGPGFTEDLESLWDLLFPEDPESSGSSMLPGGSGFHNPLGGIAAAESSASSPLQAWGAPAQDAQNPVPGAAAPAASPAPVPAPAEVPVSLEDSNDGDLWPDIDLLDLLSL; encoded by the exons ATGAGAATAGGGCCTGGCACCCGCAGCCTCCTGCAAGTGCGGGTGGCTCCCTGCAGCGAGTGGAGGGTGGTGAAGCAGGTGAGGCGGGAACCACCTGGCGCCAGGCTGC gctTCTCGCTGCCCCTAAGGCCCCCAAAGCGGCAGCGACGGCAGCGCTCGGTGTACAGCGTGGTACAGCGGGATGAGCTGGAGAGGTTCTTCCAGAACAACCATTACCCGTCCTACGAAGAGCGCGAGACCCTGGCGGCCAGGCTGAacctccaggaacagcaagtgcag gtgtggttcaagaaccgccgggccaaacagactaggctgcagggaggaaccagaaccaggcagcctggctcgaaAGCCTGCGCCTCGTCCCTGAGCCCAGGAGAACACAGGGCCGCACCTGCTGCAGTGGGACCTGGGTTGCTAGATGAGCTGGTACTGCCCTCGCCACCTTGGTTCACTGAGGACCCAGTACAGCCCTCGGGTCCTGGTTTCGTCGAGGACCCGGTATTGTCCTTGGGTCCTGGGTTCGCCGAGGACCCGGTATTGCCCTCGGGTCCTGGGTTCACTGAGGACTTGGAGTCCCTTTGGGACCTATTGTTTCCCGAGGATCCCGAGTCCTCCGGCAGCTCTATgcttcctgggggctcaggttTCCACAACCCCTTGGGAGGCATTGCAGCAGCGGAATCCAGTGCCTCCagccccctgcaggcctggggggctcctgcccaggacgCCCAGAATCCGGTCCCCGGCGCAGCCGCTCCAGCTGCATCTCCAGCTCCGGTTCCAGCTCCAGCCGAGGTCCCAGTCAGTCTTGAGGACTCAAACGACGGGGATCTCTGGCCAGACATTGATCTCCTGGATCTGCTGTCCCTGTGA
- the LOC139440471 gene encoding tetrapeptide repeat homeobox protein 2-like, with the protein MRIGPGTRSLLQVRVAPCSEWRVVKQVRREPPGARLRFSLPLRPPKRQRRQRSVYSVVQRDELERFFQNNHYPSYEERETLAARLNLQEQQVQVWFKNRRAKQTRLQGGTRTRQPGSKACASSLGPGVHRAAPAAVGPGLLDELVLPSPPWFTEDPVQPSGPGFVEDPVLSLGPGFAEDPVLPSGPGFTEDLESLWDLLFPEDPESSGSSMLPGGSGFHNPLGGIAAAESSASSPLQAWGAPAQDAQNPVPGAAAPAASPAPVPAPAEVPVSLEDSNDGDLWPDIDLLDLLSL; encoded by the exons ATGAGAATAGGGCCTGGCACCCGCAGCCTCCTGCAAGTGCGGGTGGCTCCCTGCAGCGAGTGGAGGGTGGTGAAGCAGGTGAGGCGGGAACCACCTGGCGCCAGGCTGC gctTCTCGCTGCCCCTAAGGCCCCCAAAGCGGCAGCGACGGCAGCGCTCGGTGTACAGCGTGGTACAGCGGGATGAGCTGGAGAGGTTCTTCCAGAACAACCATTACCCGTCCTACGAAGAGCGCGAGACCCTGGCGGCCAGGCTGAacctccaggaacagcaagtgcag gtgtggttcaagaaccgccgggccaaacagactaggctgcagggaggaaccagaaccaggcagcctggctcgaaAGCCTGCGCCTCGTCCCTGGGCCCAGGAGTCCACAGGGCCGCACCTGCTGCAGTGGGACCTGGGTTGCTAGACGAGCTGGTACTGCCCTCGCCTCCTTGGTTCACTGAGGACCCAGTACAGCCCTCGGGTCCTGGTTTCGTCGAGGACCCGGTATTGTCCTTGGGTCCTGGGTTCGCCGAGGACCCGGTATTGCCCTCGGGTCCTGGGTTCACTGAGGACTTGGAGTCCCTTTGGGACCTATTGTTTCCCGAGGATCCCGAGTCCTCCGGCAGCTCTATgcttcctgggggctcaggttTCCACAACCCCTTGGGAGGCATTGCAGCAGCGGAATCCAGTGCCTCCagccccctgcaggcctggggggctcctgcccaggacgCCCAGAATCCGGTCCCCGGCGCAGCCGCTCCAGCTGCATCTCCAGCTCCGGTTCCAGCTCCAGCCGAGGTCCCAGTCAGTCTTGAGGACTCAAACGACGGGGATCTCTGGCCAGACATTGATCTCCTGGATCTGCTGTCCCTGTGA